The genomic window ACGGATTGCCTTGACCTTGTTCGCAAGAATGTCAAGCAATGGAAGTAGCTCTTCAGTCCGAAGAGGAAAGTCAGGAGACAGCCAGAGAACAGGCCTTAAGCCTTTCTTATACTCACTCTCCTTGCTACTCTCTTTGTGCCGATGTCCATTTTCTGTACTCGCTACAGATTTTTTTGAATCTCCATCCCTTCCCCTTCTAAGATCAACCTCTGCTGAATGCCTTCCTGGCCTACTCTGATACCTAGTCGGAGAATCACCAAGGAGATCACTTACCTTTTCATCGACACAAAGCGAGCTCCTCGGCGGTACAACCTTCTTCTGCTCTTCTTGCTTGTGAATATGACCCCTCTTTCCCCACCCACCAAACCAACCTTTTCTTGGTTACTCTCACTGCTACTCATGTCTTCGATCGGAATGTCCCATTGCTCATAGCAACTATGCCGGTGCACAACCAACACATCAGGCTGGCTGTCATCAATCACATCCGGGGATTCCACTTTGAGTGCATTTTCGAATTGTTTCTGCTCTTCGTCTGTTAAAATATCCTTGAATTCTTCGCTTTCAGTATCGTtctcattgcaagaagaaaagaattCCTCATCTGTCATAGCACCAGGGACCTGCCGAGACTTCACACTCACCAACACATGATGCATGTCATACACCTTGGCCTTCCATGGGCCGACCATCTCCATCTTCTCCTGCCTCCTCCATGTCAGCTGTGGGAGCAGCACAGCCTGAGTCACATCAATTCCCGGCCTGAAAACATTAGTTTGGAACATCGCCGACACTTCTTGCTGGATCTCCGCCTCGCTGGCCGGAGCCCCGGCATCATCCAAAGCATTCATCACCTCCTTATCCTTGTGAGAAATCATGCACAGGGACCCAGGCGGGACCTTCCCATCCTCTAAACCATCTCCCAGAAACAGAATGCTCTGGTCCGACCGCTGAATCCGAAAACCATCGAAACCGGCCAGCGTCATGTCGGCCCGAAGGTTGGAACCCCTCTTCCAGATCTTATAGGTGTCAGACGGTGCAATTCGGGATATAAAAGGGATAACCGAGCTCTCAAAGTGGAAGGTGATCTCCATGTAGAAGTCCCTCATCCTCTTCATCGCTGCCACCACTCGGGGCAGCCTCCGGCACCACTTGGCCCAAGCTAGGGGCTGGTAGTGCCGGACGATCATCTTGGCAAGATTCTCCTCCCGAGTACAAATTGCCTCTTGGAGAGCACTCCACCCCTGCTCATTCTGGAGGCTCCAATCAGCACCGGCCACCATCAGCATCTCAGTGGCGGTGGCATCTCCGAGCTTGACGGCGAGGTGGAGCGGGGTTTCTCGATTGGGTACGTCCCGCCGGTCGATCACCGCCGAGATTTGGTCGGCCTTCTCCTCCTCGGCGAGCGACGCCGCCTCGGTCCGGATCTTCGAAGGGTCGGCGAGCCGCGGCAGGGAAGCAAGTATCCTCTTCAGCCCGGAATAGTCCCTAGCGAGCACCGCCTTGTGAACGGGGCTGTGTGCATACTTCGAAACATCGATTCCGGCCATTCCACAAACACCGGAAAAGATCAAAATCCCACAACCTCAGCACAAAAAACAACACCCAGTCCACAAAGAACCCAACTTTCCACAGAAGAACACATGAAACTTCACACCAAGAACTAGGTTTGGAATAAAAATCCGACTTTGAACGCACGCAGCAGCAGCCGAATGGAAGCAAATCTTTGCTCCGGAGAGGAGGAGGTTTTCTTGGAGAAAAACCACCTCCTTCCTGGAAGAAGGGATGGAACAGCGGCCGCCTCTGATCTGCGATTCAGAGGCGACAGGCCCTACAGATGATGCATGTGGCTCACGAAACAATATATTATAGAGAGagaatagagaaagagagagtagagagagagatGAATCAAGAAAGGAATAGAGGAAAGAAGAGCATGAGAGGAAAGGATTTTGcaaagaaaagagagggagaaaaaCCACACTTTGGAGGGAGGGAAAAGtagctctctttttctctctccattCCTCCtcagaagaggagaaaaaattattccaatataaataaaaaaaattggcgAAGAAGAGTAGCGCGGtctagagagaagagaggaggagagagaggaaagatttttttttttttttcaccggTGACAGAAGGGAGAAGAGGAAAACACCTATGCAAaagtttttgcttttttttttggggcgGTGGGCcccaaggcaaaaaaaaaaaaggggggggccaCCGAATCAGCGGCGAGCTACGGGCGAATGGATGGTCAGAAGGTGGGGGTGTTCGCAAGGGTCTGTGGGTTGGACGGTGGAGATTGGGTTTTTATCCATTGATATTTATTCGTACTTAGATTGACGCCAATGCTGGTGGTATTGGGGGAGGAAAAAGGAACAACGGCCAGGAAGGTTGTTTTTGCTGCGATTAGTTTGAGAGACGTCGCGAGGAGGGAAGTTAAACTAATTCCCTGTTCCACGTCCCCATCCGCTATCCGCTCGTTTTGTTTAATATTGAGATCTAATATACTGTGAGTCTGTGATTTACTAACTTGGTTCCGTGACTAAGATTTCTTTTTAGGTTATTCTGGGCGAAAATTACGGTAACTGCTTATCTTATCAGCGATTGGTCAAAAACAAACCATAGATACGTATCTGATTTGGCTTTGGCATGTCTCCACTACTGGCTGACTTTCCATCACTACATACGAGTTCCGATCATTCATGTATCATTTGAAAGCGTAGGTATTTTTAGAAAACTAATTTGTAACAAatcatttaagaaaaaaaaaaaagatattgcaAATATCCAATAAGTAGCCAGATTTGTTTTAACCAATGCAGGTATCGCTGTTAATTGATAGCCAACCCAGATCGATAACTGAAAAAGGAAAACATAAATTCATACAATTCCGCTCCACATGAAAAGGTGTAACATATGCGATAAAAATTCTGAAAActtcttatataatttttaagaaggattTTTTTAACAACTATTTAGCAACTCTCTCGCTCATCATTTTTAAAAGTCGGTATCTACCCTCAATATATGTAGTTAATTAATACTGAATCTATTTTATAgatatggattttttttaaaaaattaaatattttattttgaaattatttttataagttggatttatcaaaaaaatGTAGATAATATTAACGTTTAATTTGGCATACTTTTCCGGCTTGGATAAAAGTTCAAAGATATAAATAGGTAAGAATTAATGCGAACATCCCCTCCCTCCTCCacctctagagagagagagagagagagagggggaggataTCTATGTGAATGGTTAGAATCCCACGTGATACTTGACTGTAATCTCATCTCGTCATGCGTACATGGGAGTGTACTTTGAATAGAGAGGTAGGAAGACTGCTATTCATTTAATTAGTTCGTTTCATTTAGATAAGGTCCGTCTTTTAAAGCTACCATGTCGAGCCACACTGGTAGTACCAATTAAAACGCAAGGCATACCTGATAGGTCACATCAATTCACAAGTGGTCGTACACAGTTACCCATGGTACCATAATATAAAACGTTATGAATGGCCTCCTATCCATTTAAATTCTAAAGGCCATTTTAGCAGAGGCGTCCGAGCCGCTCCCACGCCATGCCTCCccggataaaatttttatggcggATCGATCACGAAAAAGATTATGATCGAATTATCACCGCGTATCATATTTTCaaagtatattatatatatatatatatatatatattaaaatattaaaaaaataaaaataaataaattttaaaaaattatataatatttatcaaaatggTTTAAATTAAAAGTGCCAATCGGATCGAATCAGACCATAAATGGATTGGATAAATACgcatcggatcaaaaaatcatcaattcaaatttgttatatttattaaacaggtcaaaTATTCAAACTGaattcgatctatttattaaatagataatatgatctaatctatttaatttatttattaaatagattaaattagattaaaagaaTTAAATTGGTTAAACAGAATAACTAGATTAAATGGATTAGAAACAGATTAAATAAGTTTTAAACAGATTAGGcggatcttaaatggattaaataggttaaacatgtCAAGTTAAATGGATTAGAAATATGTTAAATaagttaaatgggttatctgctcaatccgatctgaatattaaataggttaaacggatcggatacctaaaatttaaattcgattcaattattaaacggattaaacaagtcgatccatttatgatccaaatccaTTTAGCCTGAATCAAAATCTATTTATGGCAGATTAAACATGAATCGGATTGACAGATCGAATTATATTTTACCAGCTTTAGTTTAAATATTCAtaaatttatctatttttatttttt from Elaeis guineensis isolate ETL-2024a chromosome 4, EG11, whole genome shotgun sequence includes these protein-coding regions:
- the LOC105043131 gene encoding LOW QUALITY PROTEIN: uncharacterized protein (The sequence of the model RefSeq protein was modified relative to this genomic sequence to represent the inferred CDS: inserted 1 base in 1 codon), encoding MAGIDVSKYAHSPVHKAVLARDYSGLKRILASLPRLADPSKIRTEAASLAEEEKADQISAVIDRRDVPNRETPLHLAVKLGDATATEMLMVAGADWSLQNEQGWSALQEAICTREENLAKMIVRHYQPLAWAKWCRRLPRVVAAMKRMRDFYMEITFHFESSVIPFISRIAPSDTYKIWKRGSNLRADMTLAGFDGFRIQRSDQSILFLGDGLEDGKVPPGSLCMISHKDKEVMNALDDAGAPASEAEIQQEVSAMFQTNVFRPGIDVTQAVLLPQLTWRRQEKMEMVGPWKAKVYDMHHVLVSVKSRQVPGAMTDEEFFSSCNENDTESEEFKDILTDEEQKQFENALKVESPDVIDDSQPDVLVVHRHSCYEQWDIPIEDMSSSESNXRKGWFGGWGKRGHIHKQEEQKKVVPPRSSLCVDEKVSDLLGDSPTRYQSRPGRHSAEVDLRRGRDGDSKKSVASTENGHRHKESSKESEYKKGLRPVLWLSPDFPLRTEELLPLLDILANKVKAIRRLRDLLTTKLPPGTFPVKIAIPVIPTIRVLVTFTKFEELQPVEEFATPPSSPKNKSPVVQPSSSWIQWIRAPYRQSYSTTSGPSSRVEDIQDPFVIPPDYTWTTPEAKKKKMQKGKSKSKKGRGQNQ